The following are from one region of the Hyla sarda isolate aHylSar1 chromosome 6, aHylSar1.hap1, whole genome shotgun sequence genome:
- the LOC130277421 gene encoding mucin-2-like, translating into MFVPRAVKRRQEGGGAGAKRRSGALSCQPAVTAPPCADPCPASMVHPAVPDIPDSSTAASCHVFSSSHPLSAASLSVPTAAPHASPSTAAPHATPSTAAPHATPSSLTHATPSTAPPHATPSTAAPHATPSSLTHATPSTAAPHATPSSLTHATPSTAPPHATPSSLTHATPSTAPPHATPSSLTHATPSTVAPHATPSTAAPHATPSTAPPHATPSTAAPHATPSTAAPHATPSTAAPHATPSTAPPHASPSTAAPHASPSTAAPHATPSTAAPHATPSSLTHATPSTAPPHATPSTAAPHATPSSLTHATPSTAAPHATPSSLTHATPSTAAPHATPSTAAPHATPSTAPPHATPSSLTHATPSTAAPHATPSTAAPHATPSTAAPHATPSTAAPHATPSTAPPHATPSSLTHATPSTAAPHATPSTAAPHATPSTAAPHATPSTAPPHATPSSLTHATPSTAPPHATPSTASPHASPSTASPHASPSTASPHASPSYASPHASPSYASPHASPSYASPHASPSYASPHASPSYASPHATPSTAATHATPSTAATHATPSTAATHATPSTAATHATPCSLKHATPSIATVQSNAAAHHSPSSSSPAHASPSALVDATSASSSSTSSALSASAAEDEPIKSYSKLQRWPLQREPVCVICGRYGEYICDQTEHDVCSLECKAKDILRCMGTMCEDPAFSHQSSSETTGKAVESSPLPHPGDIVTILPPGHHSMAEEPSPPNNVTYTYREHQFITQLGQDQVDTLRQQLGVSVQGKEVCRPIVEFEHCNFPPTLCTNLKRAGYDAPTPIQMQMIPVGLMGRDILASADTGSGKTAAFLLPAVVRCMEQKDAPAALILTPTRELAVQIEKQAQELMFKLPKMKTALLVGGMPLPPQVHRLKQNVQVIIATPGRILEIINCSAVNLGELKILILDEADTMLKMGFQQQVLEVLENTPLDRQTVLVSATIPDNIERFAQQLLRDPVRITVGEKNQPCANVRQIVLWVEEPSKKKKLFEILNDSKLFQPPVLVFVDCRLGADLLSEAVHKITELQCVAIHSEKPQSERTKILQGLLQGQYDVVVSTGVLGRGLDLVHVKLVVNFDMPSSMDEYVHQIGRAGRLGHRGTAITFINKNNKNLFWDLVKRVQPTGSLLPPQLLNSPYLLEQKRLEQKKHHDQNKVVTGDQILNLIRKYDKRKRHK; encoded by the exons ATGTTTGTACCGAGAGCGGTGAAGAGGCGGCAGGAGGGCGGGGGAGCCGGGGCAAAGAGGAGGTCGGGGGCGCTGAGCTGTCAGCCTGCAGTCACTGCTCCGCCATGTGCTGATCCCTGTCCGGCCTCTATGGTCCatcctgctgtccctgacatccCCGACTCCAGCACAGCCGCCTCCTGCCATGTCTTCTCCTCATCACATCCTCTGTCTGCTGCTTCATTGTCTGTCCCTACTGCTGCACCACATGCCAGCCCATCTACTGCTGCACCACATGCCACCCCATCTACTGCTGCACCACATGCCACCCCATCTTCCCTAACACATGCCACCCCATCTACTGCACCACCACATGCCACCCCATCTACTGCTGCACCACATGCCACCCCATCTTCCCTAACACATGCCACCCCATCTACTGCTGCACCACATGCCACCCCATCTTCCCTAACACATGCCACCCCATCTACTGCACCACCACATGCCACCCCATCTTCCCTAACACATGCCACCCCATCTACTGCACCACCACATGCCACCCCATCTTCCCTAACACATGCCACCCCATCTACTGTTGCACCACATGCCACCCCATCTACTGCTGCACCACATGCCACCCCATCTACTGCACCACCACATGCCACCCCATCTACTGCTGCACCACATGCCACCCCATCTACTGCTGCACCACATGCCACCCCATCTACTGCTGCACCACATGCCACCCCATCTACTGCACCACCACATGCCAGCCCATCTACTGCTGCACCACATGCCAGCCCATCTACTGCTGCACCACATGCCACCCCATCTACTGCTGCACCACATGCCACCCCATCTTCCCTAACACATGCCACCCCATCTACTGCACCACCACATGCCACCCCATCTACTGCTGCACCACATGCCACCCCATCTTCCCTAACACATGCCACCCCATCTACTGCTGCACCACATGCCACCCCATCTTCCCTAACACATGCCACCCCATCTACTGCTGCACCACATGCCACCCCATCTACTGCTGCACCACATGCCACCCCATCTACTGCACCACCACATGCCACCCCATCTTCCCTAACACATGCCACCCCATCTACTGCTGCACCACATGCCACCCCATCTACTGCTGCACCACATGCCACCCCATCTACTGCTGCACCACATGCCACCCCATCTACTGCTGCACCACATGCCACCCCATCTACTGCACCACCACATGCCACCCCATCTTCCCTAACACATGCCACCCCATCTACTGCTGCACCACATGCCACCCCATCTACTGCTGCACCACATGCCACCCCATCTACTGCTGCACCACATGCCACCCCATCTACTGCACCACCACATGCCACCCCATCTTCCCTAACACATGCCACCCCATCTACTGCACCACCACATGCCACCCCATCTACTGCTTCACCACATGCCAGCCCATCTACTGCTTCACCACATGCCAGCCCATCTACTGCTTCACCACATGCCAGCCCATCGTATGCTTCACCACATGCCAGCCCATCGTATGCTTCACCACATGCCAGCCCATCGTATGCTTCACCACATGCCAGCCCATCGTATGCTTCACCACATGCCAGCCCATCGTATGCTTCACCACATGCCACCCCATCTACTGCTGCAACACATGCCACCCCATCTACTGCTGCAACACATGCCACCCCATCTACTGCTGCAACACATGCCACCCCATCTACTGCTGCAACACATGCCACCCCCTGTTCCCTAAAACATGCCACCCCATCTATTGCTACTGTGCAGTCTAATGCTGCAGCACATCATTCACCATCTAGTAGCTCACCAGCACATGCTTCACCATCTGCCTTGGTGGATGCAAcatctgcatcatcatcatccacctcTTCTGCCTTGTCTGCTTCTGCTGCTGAGGATGAACCCATTAAATCCTACAGCAAGCTCCAGCGCTGGCCCCTCCAGAGAGAACCCGTCTGTGTCATATGTGGGAGATACGGAGAATACATCTGTGACCAGACTGAGCACGATGTGTGTAGTCTGGAGTGTAAAGCCAAGGATATACTGCGGTGTATGGGGACGATGTGCGAGGACCCTGCATTCTCTCATCAGTCATCATCAGAAACCACAGGGAAGGCTGTAGAGTCGTCACCGTTACCTCATCCTGGTGACATTGTGACCATATTACCACCTGGTCATCATTCCATGGCAGAAGAGCCTTCACCCCCCAATAATGTGACCTATACCTACAGAGAGCACCAGTTCATCACCCAGCTGGGGCAGGATCAGGTTGACACTTTACGCCAGCAGCTCGGTGTATCCGTCCAGGGTAAAGAGGTGTGCCGGCCCATTGTAGAGTTTGAGCATTGTAACTTTCCTCCCACACTCTGCACAAACCTGAAGCGGGCGGGATATGATGCTCCGACCCCCATCCAGATGCAGATGATCCCTGTTGGACTGATGGGAAGGGACATCCTGGCCAGTGCTGACACCGGATCCGGAAAGACTGCGGCTTTCCTCCTTCCAGCTGTAGTCAGATGTATGGAACAG AAGGACGCTCCGGCTGCGCTGATCCTTACGCCCACGAGAGAGCTTGCTGTGCAGATAGAGAAACAGGCGCAGGAGCTGATGTTTAAGCTTCCCAAGATGAAGACGGCTTTACTGGTCGGAGGGATGCCGCTACCACCGCAAGTGCACAGACTGAAGCAAAACGTGCAG GTTATTATAGCAACTCCTGGAAGAATCTTAGAAATCATTAATTGCAGTGCTGTAAACCTTGGAGAACTGAAGATCCTGATACTGGATGAG GCGGACACGATGCTGAAGATGGGGTTTCAGCAGCAGGTGCTTGAGGTTTTGGAGAACACCCCTCTAGATCGCCAGACTGTGCTGGTTTCAGCCACCATTCCTGACAATATCGAGAGGTTTGCCCAGCAGCTTCTGAGGGATCCGGTGCGGATAACCGTCGGCGAGAAGAACCAGCCGTGTGCGAATGTCCGCCAGATCGTACTGTGGGTGGAAGAGCCTTCCAAGAAAAAGAAGCTGTTTGAGATACTGAAT GACTCGAAGCTTTTCCAGCCTCCTGTTCTGGTGTTTGTGGATTGCCGTCTGGGTGCAGATCTATTGAGTGAAGCCGTCCATAAGATTACGGAATTACAATGTGTTGCGATTCATTCTGAAAAGCCCCAGTCAGAAAGGACTAAGATACTACAG GGATTGTTACAAGGGCAGTACGATGTTGTGGTCAGCACTGGTGTCCTGGGCAGAGGTCTGGATTTGGTTCATGTGAAATTGGTTGTAAACTTTGACATGCCATCAAGTATGGATGAATATGTCCACCAG ATCGGAAGAGCAGGAAGACTAGGGCACCGGGGAACCGCTattacttttattaataaaaacaacAAGAACCTCTTCTGGGACCTGGTGAAGCGAGTGCAGCCAACAGGATCACTGCTCCCCCCGCAGCTTCTGAACTCGCCGTATCTCCTGGAGCAGAAGCGGCTGGAACAGAAGAAGCATCACGACCAGAACAAGGTGGTGACTGGAGACCAGATCCTCAATCTCATCCGCAAATATGACAAGCGAAAAAGGCATAAGTAA